A DNA window from Kitasatospora atroaurantiaca contains the following coding sequences:
- a CDS encoding PP2C family protein-serine/threonine phosphatase → MARRRPIRPASADDLLTELGRLTAQALERAELQQARVELAEALQRELLPGALPQLPGLRAAARYAPARHGLDVGGDWYDGFRLPGGALGFSIGDVQGHDVEAAAFMGQVRVGLRAVAAAAADPGEVLRQANELLLSMDCMLFATCSFLRFDPVGWELTDARAGHVPAVWATADGRSGVAEDAGGLPLGIRTGDAYPVTRRQLTTAGAFVLLTDGVVEGPSFPIGAGLDQVTRVVRAGVTADPDELAAEVIKVADLTGHTDDAAVLVLRHDAPTGTAG, encoded by the coding sequence ATGGCCCGACGCCGTCCCATCCGGCCCGCGAGCGCCGACGACCTGCTGACCGAGCTCGGGAGACTCACCGCCCAAGCGCTGGAGCGGGCAGAGCTGCAGCAGGCCCGGGTCGAACTGGCCGAGGCCCTGCAGCGCGAGCTGCTCCCGGGCGCCCTGCCGCAGCTGCCCGGCCTGCGAGCGGCGGCCCGTTACGCGCCCGCCCGCCACGGCCTGGACGTCGGCGGCGACTGGTACGACGGCTTCCGGCTGCCCGGCGGGGCACTGGGGTTCTCCATCGGCGACGTCCAGGGCCACGATGTCGAGGCGGCGGCCTTCATGGGGCAGGTCCGGGTCGGTCTGCGCGCTGTGGCCGCTGCCGCCGCGGACCCGGGCGAGGTGCTGCGCCAGGCCAACGAGCTGCTGCTGTCGATGGACTGCATGCTCTTCGCGACCTGCAGCTTCCTCCGCTTCGACCCGGTCGGCTGGGAGCTGACCGACGCGCGGGCCGGCCATGTCCCCGCGGTCTGGGCCACGGCCGACGGCCGCAGCGGTGTCGCCGAGGACGCGGGGGGCCTGCCGCTCGGCATCAGGACCGGCGACGCGTACCCGGTGACCCGCCGGCAGCTGACGACGGCGGGGGCGTTCGTCCTGCTCACGGACGGGGTGGTCGAAGGGCCGTCCTTCCCGATAGGCGCGGGTCTCGACCAGGTGACGCGGGTGGTCCGCGCCGGGGTGACCGCCGATCCCGACGAGCTGGCGGCCGAGGTCATCAAGGTGGCCGACCTCACCGGCCACACCGACGACGCCGCCGTCCTGGTCCTCCGCCATGACGCGCCGACGGGCACCGCCGGGTGA
- a CDS encoding MASE1 domain-containing protein produces the protein MAAVVRNEEIRRLTATGLQILAVAAVYFAAGRLGLLQQVVVAGAKVTPLWPPTGIALTCLLLLGVGIWPGITLGAFLVIATIGSFNPATVGIVVGNTLAPVCALLMLRRVGFRVELDRLRDGVALVFLGAFAGMLISATMGAGSLVLEGSLPTSAFWHTWAAWWTGDAMGVLVITPLLLVIREARLPRGIGLYQWAEPAALLAGTAVVTLVVSRTSLDLLFLVFPLLIWAALRFQLAGAAPCVLLVSVITISAATDHVGPFAEHGLLAIMVTLQGLNGAAALTALLLAAIITERKSTYRRIQQACTELAEVVARLAPGEAGHRWPPAEDGDRRTGG, from the coding sequence ATGGCTGCTGTGGTGCGAAACGAGGAAATCCGGCGGCTCACCGCAACAGGTCTGCAGATCCTCGCCGTCGCCGCCGTCTACTTCGCGGCCGGCCGGCTCGGCCTGCTGCAGCAGGTGGTCGTCGCGGGCGCGAAGGTCACGCCGCTCTGGCCGCCCACGGGCATCGCCCTGACCTGCCTGCTTCTGCTGGGGGTGGGGATCTGGCCGGGGATCACTCTCGGCGCCTTCCTCGTGATCGCGACGATCGGCTCGTTCAATCCCGCCACCGTCGGAATCGTCGTCGGGAACACCCTCGCCCCCGTGTGCGCCCTGCTGATGCTCCGTCGGGTGGGGTTCCGCGTCGAGCTGGACCGGTTGCGGGACGGGGTGGCGCTGGTCTTCCTGGGCGCCTTCGCAGGGATGCTGATCAGCGCGACGATGGGAGCCGGCTCGCTGGTGCTCGAAGGCTCGCTGCCGACGAGCGCCTTCTGGCACACCTGGGCCGCCTGGTGGACGGGTGACGCGATGGGCGTGCTCGTGATCACGCCGCTGCTGCTGGTCATCCGCGAGGCCCGGCTGCCCCGGGGCATCGGCCTCTACCAGTGGGCCGAGCCGGCGGCGCTGCTGGCCGGTACCGCGGTCGTCACGCTCGTCGTCAGCAGGACCTCGCTCGATCTGCTGTTCCTGGTCTTCCCTTTGCTCATCTGGGCGGCCCTGCGCTTCCAGCTGGCCGGTGCGGCGCCGTGCGTCCTGCTGGTGTCGGTGATCACGATCTCGGCGGCGACCGACCACGTCGGACCGTTCGCGGAGCACGGCCTCCTCGCCATCATGGTGACGCTGCAGGGCCTCAACGGGGCAGCCGCACTGACCGCCCTGCTGCTGGCGGCGATCATCACCGAGCGGAAGAGCACCTACCGAAGGATCCAACAGGCCTGCACCGAGCTGGCCGAGGTGGTGGCCCGCCTCGCACCGGGCGAGGCGGGCCACCGATGGCCGCCGGCGGAGGACGGTGACCGACGGACCGGAGGCTAG
- a CDS encoding ATP-grasp domain-containing protein: MPVTVAERVVLATATVGIEHDVDLPLMVDALRARGVDAAAVPWDAEGYDWSACDSVIIRSTWDYGDRLGEYLAWVDEVGAATRLHNPADVVRWNSDKRYLRDLAEQGIPVVPTTFIAPGEEIVLPGSGQFVVKPTVSAGARDTARYVESQLASAERHVRSLHSAGATAMVQPYLSRIAEGERALVFLGGAFSHAMRKGPVLTDVGVIDNARVAHPGLTEHQPSAAELEVAARALAAIPGRGPVLIGRVDLALSDDGSPVVMELELIEPNLFVTHSAPGLQRFADVVRAHCASPKRT; the protein is encoded by the coding sequence ATGCCGGTGACTGTCGCGGAGCGGGTGGTGCTGGCCACGGCCACCGTCGGGATCGAGCACGACGTCGACCTCCCGCTGATGGTCGATGCGCTGCGGGCGCGCGGCGTCGACGCCGCCGCGGTGCCGTGGGACGCCGAGGGCTACGACTGGTCGGCGTGCGACAGCGTGATCATCAGGTCCACGTGGGACTACGGTGACCGGCTCGGTGAGTACCTCGCCTGGGTCGACGAGGTCGGTGCCGCGACCCGGCTCCACAACCCGGCCGACGTCGTCCGCTGGAACAGTGACAAGCGGTATCTCCGGGATCTCGCCGAGCAGGGGATCCCGGTCGTGCCGACCACCTTCATCGCTCCCGGCGAGGAGATCGTCCTGCCCGGGAGCGGTCAGTTCGTCGTCAAGCCCACCGTCTCCGCCGGCGCCCGCGACACCGCCCGGTACGTCGAGAGCCAGCTCGCCTCGGCCGAACGCCACGTCAGGTCCCTGCACTCCGCCGGGGCGACCGCGATGGTGCAGCCGTACCTGTCCAGGATCGCCGAAGGGGAACGGGCACTCGTCTTCCTCGGCGGCGCCTTCAGCCATGCGATGCGCAAGGGGCCCGTGCTGACCGATGTCGGGGTGATCGACAACGCCCGGGTCGCCCATCCCGGCCTCACGGAGCATCAGCCGTCCGCCGCCGAACTCGAGGTGGCCGCCCGAGCCCTCGCCGCGATTCCGGGCCGGGGCCCGGTCCTCATCGGGCGTGTGGACCTCGCCCTCTCGGACGACGGATCGCCCGTCGTGATGGAGCTCGAACTCATCGAACCCAATCTCTTCGTCACGCACAGCGCACCGGGGCTCCAGCGGTTCGCCGACGTGGTCCGGGCTCACTGCGCGAGCCCGAAGCGCACCTAG
- a CDS encoding 4'-phosphopantetheinyl transferase family protein has protein sequence MELLTGDVAVWRVAATPANSRAAEAARAALSEEETRRAGTFHKPADRALYLVAHVALRLLLGEQLGLPAGAVVLGRAACPGCGGPHGRPVTVSGPSVEFSLSHTGGLAVIALARDVVGVDVEQRGPFEEAAGLDIASQLHPAERAVLDGLPQERRAEATLRCWVRKEAYLKGTGVGLSQGVDADYVGLGPEYPGLAGGASLPAEPAGWGFGDVPVPDGYAAAVALRLPDGVRTPRVVSSDLDLGQPVRIG, from the coding sequence ATGGAACTGCTCACGGGCGATGTCGCCGTCTGGCGGGTCGCGGCGACGCCGGCGAACAGCCGCGCGGCCGAAGCTGCCCGGGCCGCGCTGAGCGAGGAGGAGACCCGGAGGGCCGGGACCTTCCACAAACCGGCGGACCGGGCGCTGTACCTGGTGGCGCACGTCGCGCTGCGGCTGCTGCTGGGGGAGCAGCTGGGCCTGCCTGCCGGCGCCGTGGTGCTCGGCCGGGCGGCCTGTCCCGGGTGCGGCGGCCCGCACGGCCGGCCGGTGACGGTGTCCGGCCCCTCGGTCGAGTTCTCGCTCTCGCACACCGGCGGGCTCGCCGTGATCGCGCTGGCGCGGGACGTCGTCGGTGTCGACGTCGAGCAGCGCGGGCCCTTCGAGGAGGCGGCAGGCCTGGACATCGCCTCGCAGCTCCACCCGGCCGAGCGCGCCGTCCTGGACGGGCTGCCGCAGGAGCGTAGGGCGGAGGCGACGCTGCGCTGCTGGGTCCGCAAGGAGGCGTACCTCAAGGGGACGGGGGTGGGGCTCTCACAGGGGGTGGACGCCGATTACGTCGGCCTCGGTCCGGAGTACCCGGGCCTGGCCGGCGGCGCTTCGCTGCCGGCCGAGCCCGCGGGGTGGGGTTTCGGGGACGTCCCGGTCCCGGACGGCTACGCGGCGGCGGTCGCCCTGCGGCTCCCGGACGGCGTCCGGACCCCCCGGGTGGTCAGCTCGGACCTGGACCTCGGCCAACCCGTCAGGATCGGGTAA
- a CDS encoding winged helix-turn-helix transcriptional regulator has product MEKSGGLPDVAYTSDCRARVAFEVLANRWDSVVVFTLGESGPMRPLALVARIGGISAKVLNDALRRLEYNGLVERRVYAEAPPRVDYALTEAGAALLGPMREMGAWAARYADSVLDAQDRFPMQGRARQGR; this is encoded by the coding sequence ATGGAGAAGTCCGGTGGCCTGCCCGATGTCGCGTACACCTCCGACTGCCGCGCGCGCGTCGCGTTCGAGGTGCTGGCGAACCGCTGGGACAGCGTCGTGGTGTTCACCCTCGGGGAGAGCGGCCCGATGCGACCGCTGGCTCTCGTCGCCCGGATCGGCGGGATCAGCGCAAAGGTGCTCAACGATGCCCTGCGGCGCCTGGAGTACAACGGGCTGGTCGAGCGCCGCGTCTACGCGGAGGCGCCGCCACGTGTCGATTACGCGCTGACGGAGGCCGGAGCTGCGCTTCTCGGCCCGATGCGGGAGATGGGCGCGTGGGCTGCGCGGTACGCGGACAGCGTGTTGGACGCACAGGACCGGTTCCCGATGCAGGGGCGAGCCCGGCAAGGCCGCTGA
- a CDS encoding NADPH-dependent F420 reductase, with the protein MARPEPSHPPRITSDHLGSADWSSTMRIGILGTGRMATTLGGAWVAAGHDVLVGGRDLAAAAATAARIGAAGHGALRDAASYGEAVLAAVPADAAAELVKSLAKDLTGRVVIDCTNPIVPTDDGVTLSTGGTTSIARRMVEAAPDAYVVKAFNLCHESIWTLSPPLFEGEPLAVPLCADDPASLELVSRLVTSMGCTPMPCGGLSRAVHLESTAAFAIGAWWSGAEPRFAFPTPGQSPQPA; encoded by the coding sequence ATGGCTCGTCCCGAGCCTTCTCACCCACCACGGATCACCTCCGATCACCTCGGATCCGCAGACTGGAGCAGCACGATGCGTATCGGCATTCTCGGCACGGGCCGCATGGCCACCACTCTGGGCGGCGCATGGGTCGCCGCAGGACACGATGTCCTCGTCGGCGGACGGGACTTGGCGGCGGCTGCGGCCACCGCCGCGCGGATCGGCGCCGCCGGGCACGGAGCGCTCCGCGATGCCGCGTCGTACGGAGAGGCCGTCCTCGCGGCGGTTCCGGCCGACGCGGCAGCGGAGTTGGTGAAGAGTCTCGCCAAGGACCTCACCGGACGGGTGGTCATCGACTGCACCAATCCCATCGTGCCGACCGATGACGGCGTGACGCTGTCCACCGGCGGCACGACGTCGATCGCCCGGCGTATGGTCGAGGCGGCGCCGGACGCGTACGTGGTCAAGGCGTTCAACCTGTGCCACGAGAGCATCTGGACACTCTCGCCGCCGCTCTTCGAGGGCGAGCCATTGGCCGTACCGCTCTGCGCCGATGACCCGGCGAGCCTGGAACTCGTGTCCCGGCTGGTCACATCGATGGGCTGCACGCCGATGCCCTGCGGCGGGCTGTCGCGTGCGGTCCATCTCGAGTCGACGGCCGCATTCGCGATCGGGGCGTGGTGGTCGGGGGCAGAGCCGCGGTTCGCCTTCCCGACGCCGGGGCAGTCCCCACAGCCCGCCTGA
- a CDS encoding LppU/SCO3897 family protein, with translation MTSPYPPSSPYGAPAAPQQPYGYPPQAPAQPAGYGYPGQAPAQPVGYGYPAPPAPAYGAPAPYGQPVYGAPMGAPPGAPTCRVCGGFPAVDATVRAHRGMVILMQFRRQHGPFCHTCGTAAVRDMSAQTLFQGWWSPAGWVFTLITLLRNLGPHNQFKALPPPAPGTHGPQWDPGKPLTSRPAIFMLLWPVAAIVLSIVMLIISASVHSSVDNTPPYHVSLPGSSSSSTPGSPASPSAGSSSGSGSSANQLVLNLLKTGDCVKNTGTSADPNLGKVPCSDSAAEFKILGKLYATTDDAGCDKYQGTTDYFTNEERGNNFVLCMQQLKSGSSSAA, from the coding sequence TTGACCTCGCCCTACCCCCCCTCCAGCCCGTACGGCGCGCCCGCTGCTCCCCAGCAGCCGTACGGCTACCCGCCGCAGGCGCCCGCCCAGCCCGCCGGCTACGGCTACCCGGGTCAGGCCCCGGCGCAGCCCGTCGGCTACGGCTACCCCGCGCCCCCGGCTCCCGCCTACGGCGCACCCGCGCCCTACGGCCAGCCCGTGTACGGCGCTCCCATGGGCGCACCGCCCGGAGCGCCCACCTGCCGCGTCTGCGGCGGCTTCCCGGCGGTGGATGCGACCGTCCGCGCCCACCGGGGCATGGTCATCCTCATGCAGTTCCGGCGCCAGCACGGGCCGTTCTGCCACACCTGCGGTACGGCCGCGGTCCGCGACATGTCGGCGCAGACCCTGTTCCAGGGCTGGTGGAGCCCGGCCGGGTGGGTGTTCACGCTGATCACCCTGCTGCGCAACCTCGGCCCGCACAACCAGTTCAAGGCGCTGCCTCCGCCGGCACCGGGCACCCACGGCCCGCAGTGGGACCCGGGCAAGCCGCTGACCAGCCGCCCGGCGATCTTCATGCTGCTCTGGCCGGTGGCCGCGATCGTCCTGAGCATCGTGATGCTCATCATCTCGGCCTCCGTCCACTCCTCCGTGGACAACACCCCGCCGTACCACGTGTCGCTGCCGGGGAGCAGCTCCAGCTCCACTCCGGGCAGCCCGGCCAGCCCGTCCGCAGGCTCCTCCTCGGGCAGCGGCTCCAGCGCCAACCAGCTGGTCCTGAACCTCCTCAAGACCGGGGACTGCGTGAAGAACACCGGCACCAGCGCCGATCCGAACCTCGGCAAGGTGCCGTGCTCGGACTCGGCTGCCGAGTTCAAGATCCTCGGCAAGCTCTACGCGACCACCGACGACGCGGGCTGCGACAAGTACCAGGGCACCACGGACTACTTCACCAACGAGGAGCGGGGCAACAACTTCGTCCTCTGCATGCAGCAGCTGAAGTCGGGCTCCTCGTCCGCCGCCTGA
- a CDS encoding damage-control phosphatase ARMT1 family protein has protein sequence MQRRTAPPPILVTADDKQRTSLNVPTAPTIFSNVPGTFAWGVFHERHPKLVQQVLDALPYGPDERAAVEHLLTESTSGVLRPLGESAHDHEQWLEWGEGLFGRPWGEVPFLWAESYFYRRLLEATGYFRPGTWQGIDPFAPFKNAELAGPAVDEELAALRDLPSLTPEKRSEVLLSSALWGNRADLSFQITASTEDTRSPALIADDSPLVWQALAAADSPRVCVLADNAGRELLPDLVLVDHLLTSGLASEVALYVKPFPYYVSDATTADVLTTVERLRASTEPAAERIGRRLWHAMNSATLVVRTHRFFCAPLPFHAMPADLRAELSGATMTILKGDLNYRRLVGDQLWDATAPFAERSGHFPSPVAALRTLKSDVIVGLTRPMVAELDASGEAWRTNGTHALIQVHMPTPSRPDIL, from the coding sequence ATGCAACGCCGAACCGCGCCACCGCCGATCCTGGTGACGGCCGACGACAAGCAGAGGACGAGCCTGAACGTGCCCACCGCACCCACGATCTTCAGCAACGTTCCCGGGACCTTCGCCTGGGGCGTCTTCCACGAGCGGCACCCGAAGCTCGTCCAGCAGGTGCTCGACGCCCTGCCGTACGGGCCCGACGAGCGGGCAGCGGTCGAGCACCTGCTCACCGAGAGCACGAGCGGCGTGCTACGGCCGCTGGGCGAGAGTGCCCACGACCACGAGCAGTGGCTGGAGTGGGGCGAGGGCCTGTTCGGGCGGCCGTGGGGTGAGGTGCCGTTCCTGTGGGCCGAGAGCTACTTCTACCGCAGGCTGCTCGAAGCCACCGGCTACTTCCGTCCCGGGACTTGGCAGGGCATCGACCCGTTCGCGCCGTTCAAGAACGCCGAGCTGGCCGGCCCGGCCGTCGACGAGGAGCTGGCGGCCCTCCGCGACCTGCCGTCCCTGACTCCCGAGAAGCGGTCCGAGGTACTGCTCTCGTCAGCGCTCTGGGGCAACCGGGCGGACCTCAGCTTCCAGATCACCGCCTCGACCGAAGACACCCGGTCCCCCGCCCTGATCGCGGACGACAGCCCCCTCGTCTGGCAGGCGCTCGCCGCAGCGGACAGCCCGAGGGTCTGCGTCCTCGCGGACAACGCTGGAAGGGAGCTCCTGCCCGACCTCGTCCTGGTCGACCATCTCCTCACGAGCGGGCTGGCCTCCGAGGTCGCCCTGTACGTCAAGCCGTTCCCCTACTACGTGTCGGACGCGACCACCGCCGACGTCCTCACCACCGTCGAGCGCCTTCGCGCCTCCACCGAGCCGGCGGCGGAACGGATCGGCCGCCGGCTCTGGCACGCGATGAACAGCGCCACGCTCGTCGTCCGCACGCACCGGTTCTTCTGCGCACCGCTGCCGTTCCACGCCATGCCCGCCGACCTCAGAGCCGAACTCTCCGGCGCCACGATGACGATCCTCAAGGGCGACCTCAACTACCGGCGCCTGGTCGGGGACCAACTCTGGGATGCCACAGCCCCGTTCGCGGAGAGGTCCGGCCACTTCCCGTCGCCGGTGGCGGCCCTGCGTACGTTGAAGTCGGACGTGATCGTCGGCCTCACCCGCCCTATGGTTGCCGAGCTCGATGCCTCGGGTGAGGCCTGGAGGACCAACGGCACACATGCCCTCATCCAAGTCCACATGCCGACTCCCAGCCGGCCGGATATTCTCTGA
- a CDS encoding PKD domain-containing protein gives MHTSRAIGLTTAALIAVLGLPIPAVAADSDTLWVWKSNANCSDTGPGSRTQPFCTIRAAVDAVQPGQTVRLQQDIYTEDVRISRSGTAQAPITFIGNSSWLAGSSATPGPALTVSGAQHVVIRDFQFEDAKVENSTGITLDRNATASYSSHLEIGSGNQDVSVTRSHLWRLQVTGGSTGVVVSNNSLSEAGTTPLSVTGTPGVTLTNNTVALGCGPGIALLDGSTGARVYNNIVDSHGTTTNDNRPCAGTAAATELLVSADSAAGSVADYNLLRAKDGGTPYSWAGADYPTPEKFLAATGQGGHDLMVDPKLVNAYGAHLSDCQLVGGKPDPNTCSPAIDSAKSDAPGVLDTDLDGHTPVDHPFVANGDAGYLDRGASEVADELYYSTRLTADHTWAPSGTKVTFTAAAGSKWKDTLHYTFDFGDGTTETTSSPTAAHTYQAACACRPKLTVTALGGGQATATLDNAFKVTTPGPLTAQLTTSDVRPTKTDWSADAPLTVQADAANAVAASPWPVTDIRFDFGDDSWKTVSIDGTAKHTYKAPGDYKVTVTLTDSQGRVATSSLVHRVHYLAGRYTTVTPYRAMDTRTYQYPVSDVLPRTLDLSSWGHPENREMSDGMTAVVLNVTATQATKDTFLTLWPSGQPRPTASNLNIKAGQTVANLVTVPVGYNQSVDIYNHSGTTDVIVDVLGYYQPDTGNRFSPTAPSRLLDTRPLNGTADTRFTQDEAREVQVTGQAGVPNSASAVVLNLTATQSTTGGYLAAYPHGHKRPGISSLNFTAGQTVANQAIVPIGFDGKIDLYNLRGETQVIADVVGYYSYDGKGEFMPVAPTRLTDTRTGNTPLGARAELAVQVGGTNGVPSDAIAAVLNVTATQPTAAGFLTVWPDGQPRPGTSSLNFLAGQTVPNHVTAPLGGNGRTRIYNHAGSTHVLADLSGYFTNG, from the coding sequence GTGCACACATCCCGCGCCATCGGCCTGACCACGGCCGCACTCATCGCCGTCCTGGGCCTGCCGATACCGGCGGTCGCCGCCGACAGCGACACCCTGTGGGTCTGGAAGAGCAACGCCAACTGCTCGGACACCGGCCCGGGTTCTCGGACCCAGCCGTTCTGCACCATCCGCGCGGCGGTCGACGCCGTGCAGCCCGGACAGACCGTCCGGCTCCAGCAGGACATCTACACCGAGGACGTCCGGATCAGTCGCTCCGGCACCGCGCAGGCGCCGATCACCTTCATCGGCAACTCCAGCTGGCTGGCAGGTTCGTCCGCGACGCCCGGCCCTGCGCTCACCGTCAGCGGCGCCCAGCACGTGGTGATCCGCGACTTCCAGTTCGAGGACGCCAAGGTCGAGAACTCGACCGGGATCACCCTGGACCGGAACGCGACCGCCTCCTACTCCTCACATCTCGAGATCGGCAGCGGGAACCAGGACGTCTCGGTGACCCGCAGCCACCTGTGGCGGCTCCAGGTGACCGGCGGCTCGACCGGCGTCGTGGTCAGCAACAACAGCTTGAGCGAGGCAGGAACCACCCCGCTGTCGGTTACCGGCACGCCCGGCGTGACCCTCACCAACAACACGGTGGCGCTCGGCTGCGGCCCGGGCATCGCGCTGCTCGACGGCTCGACCGGCGCCCGCGTGTACAACAACATCGTCGACAGCCACGGCACCACCACGAACGACAACCGCCCATGCGCCGGTACGGCCGCCGCGACGGAGCTGCTGGTCTCCGCCGACTCGGCTGCGGGCAGCGTGGCCGACTACAACCTGCTCCGGGCCAAGGACGGCGGCACGCCGTACAGCTGGGCCGGCGCCGACTACCCGACCCCGGAGAAGTTCCTCGCCGCGACCGGCCAGGGCGGCCACGACCTGATGGTCGACCCGAAGCTCGTGAACGCCTACGGCGCTCACCTGAGTGACTGTCAGCTGGTCGGTGGCAAGCCGGACCCGAACACCTGCTCGCCCGCGATCGACTCGGCCAAGTCCGACGCTCCCGGAGTGCTCGACACCGACCTGGACGGACACACCCCGGTGGACCACCCGTTCGTCGCCAACGGTGACGCCGGGTACCTCGACCGCGGCGCCTCCGAGGTGGCGGACGAGCTCTACTACAGCACCCGCCTGACGGCCGACCACACCTGGGCGCCGTCCGGGACCAAGGTGACTTTCACCGCCGCCGCGGGCAGCAAGTGGAAGGACACCCTGCACTACACCTTCGACTTCGGTGACGGCACCACGGAGACCACCAGCTCTCCGACGGCCGCCCACACCTACCAGGCCGCCTGCGCCTGCCGGCCGAAGCTGACCGTCACCGCCCTGGGCGGCGGCCAGGCCACGGCCACCCTCGACAACGCCTTCAAGGTCACCACGCCGGGGCCGCTCACCGCGCAGCTCACGACCAGCGACGTGCGGCCCACCAAGACCGACTGGTCGGCCGACGCACCGCTCACCGTCCAGGCCGACGCGGCGAACGCCGTCGCAGCATCGCCCTGGCCGGTCACCGACATCAGGTTCGACTTCGGCGACGACAGCTGGAAGACCGTCAGCATCGACGGGACCGCCAAGCACACCTACAAGGCGCCCGGCGACTACAAGGTGACCGTGACCCTGACGGACAGCCAGGGACGGGTGGCGACCAGCTCCCTGGTGCACCGGGTGCATTACCTGGCGGGCCGGTACACCACGGTCACGCCGTACCGGGCAATGGACACCCGGACCTACCAGTACCCCGTGAGTGACGTCCTTCCCCGGACCCTGGATCTCTCCAGCTGGGGGCACCCCGAGAACCGCGAGATGTCCGACGGCATGACCGCCGTCGTCCTGAACGTCACCGCCACCCAGGCCACCAAGGACACCTTCCTGACGCTCTGGCCGAGCGGACAGCCCCGGCCGACCGCCTCGAACCTCAACATCAAGGCCGGGCAGACGGTCGCCAACCTGGTCACCGTGCCCGTCGGGTACAACCAGAGCGTGGACATCTACAACCACTCCGGCACGACCGACGTGATCGTGGACGTCCTCGGCTACTACCAGCCGGACACCGGGAACAGGTTCAGCCCCACCGCGCCATCCCGGCTGCTGGACACCCGGCCGCTGAACGGGACGGCCGACACCCGGTTCACCCAGGACGAGGCCCGCGAGGTCCAGGTGACCGGCCAGGCCGGCGTGCCGAATTCCGCGAGTGCGGTGGTACTGAACCTCACGGCAACCCAGTCCACCACCGGCGGCTACCTCGCGGCCTACCCGCACGGCCACAAGCGGCCGGGCATCTCCAGCCTGAACTTCACCGCCGGGCAGACGGTGGCCAACCAGGCGATCGTGCCGATCGGCTTCGACGGGAAGATCGACCTGTACAACCTCCGCGGCGAGACCCAGGTGATCGCCGACGTCGTGGGCTACTACAGCTACGACGGGAAGGGCGAGTTCATGCCCGTCGCGCCGACCAGGCTCACCGACACCCGGACGGGCAACACCCCGCTCGGCGCACGCGCCGAGCTCGCCGTCCAGGTCGGCGGCACGAACGGCGTGCCGTCCGACGCGATCGCCGCCGTGCTCAACGTGACGGCGACCCAGCCGACCGCCGCAGGGTTCCTGACCGTCTGGCCGGACGGGCAGCCGCGGCCGGGCACCTCCAGCCTCAACTTCCTGGCGGGGCAGACGGTGCCGAACCACGTGACCGCCCCGCTGGGTGGGAACGGCCGGACCCGGATCTACAACCACGCCGGCAGTACGCACGTACTCGCCGACCTGTCGGGCTACTTCACCAACGGCTGA